CCGGCTCCTTTCCGGTTTAGTTACCCTTAATCCGTTTTGTTAACAAAGCATATCGGGGACACTCCCAGGAATATTCAGTCGGGCCTCTGTCTTAGACTGGATCTCCTCTATACTTACCCCGGGGGCCTTTTCTTTAAGTACCACCCCCCCCTCCATTACTCTCAGGACTGCCAGTTCGGTAACGATTAAGGTAACTACACCCGCCCCTGTCAAAGGGAGTGTGCATTGTTTCATAATTTTTGGAGAGCCGTTTTTTGCTATATGTTCCATGGTGACGATCACTTCCCTTGCCCCCGAGACAAGATCCATGGCACCGCCCATCCCGACCATTTTGCCGGTGCGCGCCCAATTTGCAAGATTCCCTTTCTCATCGACCTGTAACGCCCCCAGCACGGTTACAGATATGTGCCCCCCCCTGACGAGGTCCCAGGAAGAAGCACTATCTATGACTGATGCCCCTGGAATCAAAGTGATAGGTCCTCCTCCTGCATCGAAGAAATCCTTATCCTCTTGTCCGGCAATTGGTTTGGGGCCTAATCCAATTAGTCCGTTTTCACAGTGCAGTATGGCCCCGTTTGGAGCATAATTAGCTACTAACGTGGGTATGCCAATACCCAGGTTAACCACGTCTCCATCTTTTAAAAACCGGGCAGTCCTTGCCGCTATAAATTCTCTCGAATCGGTCATCTCATTGGTCTCCTTTCCCTACGACGATCATATGGACGAGCACACCAGGAGTAATAACCTGGTCAGGATCTATTGTTCCCACGGGGACTATTTCCTCGGTCTCAACAATGACCAGCTTTCCAGCCGTGGCCATCAAAGGATTGCAGTTACGAGAAGAACCGCGGTAGACCAGGTTTCCCATCGTATCGGCTTTCCAGGCCTTGACCAGAGAGATATCAGCCTGAAGGGGCGTCTCCAGTAGATAGCTCTTATTATTGACAATAATTTTTTCTTTATCCTTTTCAACCAAGGTCCCTAATCCTGTCCGAACGAGTGCTCCCCCCAACCCGGCTCCCCCACAACGGATGCGTTCCATCAGAGTTCCCAATGGAACGAGTTCCACTTCTAATTCGCCCGACGCATATTGATTGACAGCCTCCGGATGCTTTCCAATAAAGGAGCAGGTGATCTTAACCGTTCGTCTGCTTGAAATGAGCTTTCCTACACCAATACCGGGATCCCCGCTATCATTAGATATAATCGTAAGGTTTTTTACCCCGGTCTCAATTATTCCGTCTATCAGGTATTCCGGAACGCCATGATTGGCAAAACCACCGACCATAATCCTTTGTCCATCGGCGAACCTGTGCAACACCTCTTCACGGGTATAAATCTTCTCCATATCCAGACCTCCTCACCTTCTTAATCTAATAAGAAATGATGTAAAAAAATCAGTCGAGGAACTCAGATAAATTCAGGAGGGCTCTCGCTTCCCGGCAGGTGGCGACCTCCCTTCCCATTTCTCTTGACAAAGCGGCTATTTTCCTGACCATCTGGGCATTGCTTTGAGCCAGATTCCCCTTCGAGATATAAATGCAGTCCTCAAATCCTACCCGGACATTACCGCCAAGGGCTATGGCTACAGGACCTAACGAGAAAATATTCAAACCAACGGCACAAAGCCCCCAAGTGGATCCGGAGGGAATCGCGTTTTTAAGAAAAACCAGATTTTCCACTGTTGGTTGCATACCGCCCAAAACCCCTAATACAAACTGAAAATGTAACGGGGTTTTCATGGCACCGATCTCCCGAAGGAAAATCGCATTATGAATCATCCCTGCGTCATAAATTTCAATTTCCGGTTTTATGCCGTGGGCCTTCATGGTATCGGCAAAATGTAAAATTCCACTCCATGGATTCATCTGAACATCATCCAGAATGAATTTCCGTTGTTCCCGGTCGAAAAATCCGAAATTGAGCGATCCGGCATTGAGTGACGCCATTTCCGGTTTTACACTCTGGTCAACCGAAAGGGATGAAACCACACCGATTCTTTCTTCGAGAGACATCCCCGGCCCGCCACCGGTCGTGACATTGACAATGATATTACACTTTTTACGGATCAATCCGATCGTCTTTTTGAAGAGACTAACATCCTGAACAGGTTTTCCAGTTATGGGATCGCGGACGTGCAAATGGACTACTGCCGCCCCCGCCTGACAGCTTTCTGCCACTGATTCCGCCAATTCTTCAGGGGTTACCGGCAAATGGGGATTCTGCACCCGGGTGGTCAAAGAACCCGTTACAGCAACAGTAATGATAGTTCTTTCCATGGTGTCATCCTCCGATACCTATTCTGCAGGCCTGAAATATTTTATGTCCCGAATGTCGCCCTTTCGATCTTCACTAAATACGGCCTGAACTCTTAACCCGATGCTTAGCTCCTTAGGATCGACCTCCCCCAACCTATGCACCAATCCGGTACTGGCACCATCCAGCAAAATGATTCCGTACAAAAGAGGCGACCCTGCCGGTTGACCAGGGAGTGCCCCATAAACGGCAGTATAGCTCATTACGGTACCCGTTTGACTTACCTCCCTCCAACCTTCTGTCTGCCTGAAGCAGATAGCGCAGGTGGATCTTGCCGGAACCAACACCCTGCCGCACTCCGGGCAGGTTATGCCGAGAATCCGCTTATTATCCCTCAGTTCTATGAGAAATTCACTGCCGACCGATCCAGCAGAGGTAAGGTACCAGGTCTCAAATGGTTTATCGGCGATTATTGTTTCCGATTCTCTTTCCAGGTTCGTCATTGTTCCGCTCTCTCCTTATCCATCAGGGTTCTGAAGTACACAATATCGCTCAAATTTCCGACCCGTTCTTCACGAGATTTCCATACCGCCTGGACCCGCATCCCGTTATAGATCTTCTTCATATCAGTTTCTTCGAGAATGTGATAAAGCGGCGTACAGCGGCTGGTTTCTGTACCTTCCAGAAGTATTTGTGCTCCCGGGTTCGTTTTTCCCAATACCTGGCCTGTTAATGGTTCGATATCCCTTTGAGTTATTTCAAGAAACGTCACCACCGTCCCCTGGTCAGGCAACTCAAGCCAGTTCTCCGCTTTATCTTCAACCGCAATTTTGCACCAACCACAGGTTATATTGGGAGGTAAATTGATCCTTCCACATTCCGGGCATCGGTTCGCCACGATTCTTCCGTTCTCTCTTAACTCCAGGAGGAACCTGGAGAGATATTTCCCGGCGCTCTGTTTAAAAGGCAACC
Above is a genomic segment from Deltaproteobacteria bacterium containing:
- a CDS encoding 3-oxoacid CoA-transferase subunit B codes for the protein MTDSREFIAARTARFLKDGDVVNLGIGIPTLVANYAPNGAILHCENGLIGLGPKPIAGQEDKDFFDAGGGPITLIPGASVIDSASSWDLVRGGHISVTVLGALQVDEKGNLANWARTGKMVGMGGAMDLVSGAREVIVTMEHIAKNGSPKIMKQCTLPLTGAGVVTLIVTELAVLRVMEGGVVLKEKAPGVSIEEIQSKTEARLNIPGSVPDMLC
- a CDS encoding CoA transferase subunit A, which encodes MEKIYTREEVLHRFADGQRIMVGGFANHGVPEYLIDGIIETGVKNLTIISNDSGDPGIGVGKLISSRRTVKITCSFIGKHPEAVNQYASGELEVELVPLGTLMERIRCGGAGLGGALVRTGLGTLVEKDKEKIIVNNKSYLLETPLQADISLVKAWKADTMGNLVYRGSSRNCNPLMATAGKLVIVETEEIVPVGTIDPDQVITPGVLVHMIVVGKGDQ
- a CDS encoding 3-keto-5-aminohexanoate cleavage protein; this encodes MERTIITVAVTGSLTTRVQNPHLPVTPEELAESVAESCQAGAAVVHLHVRDPITGKPVQDVSLFKKTIGLIRKKCNIIVNVTTGGGPGMSLEERIGVVSSLSVDQSVKPEMASLNAGSLNFGFFDREQRKFILDDVQMNPWSGILHFADTMKAHGIKPEIEIYDAGMIHNAIFLREIGAMKTPLHFQFVLGVLGGMQPTVENLVFLKNAIPSGSTWGLCAVGLNIFSLGPVAIALGGNVRVGFEDCIYISKGNLAQSNAQMVRKIAALSREMGREVATCREARALLNLSEFLD
- a CDS encoding Zn-ribbon domain-containing OB-fold protein → MTNLERESETIIADKPFETWYLTSAGSVGSEFLIELRDNKRILGITCPECGRVLVPARSTCAICFRQTEGWREVSQTGTVMSYTAVYGALPGQPAGSPLLYGIILLDGASTGLVHRLGEVDPKELSIGLRVQAVFSEDRKGDIRDIKYFRPAE